In Acidobacteriota bacterium, the following proteins share a genomic window:
- a CDS encoding NAD(P)-dependent glycerol-3-phosphate dehydrogenase, with protein MHPDKHRVIVLGAGGWGTTLALLLHANGHEVRIWAYEETDVANIREKGENLRFLPGIPIPGDIGISTDLESLVDDTDLIVMASPSQAARGVVRRLAGKLRRPCPIVNVSKGIENRTLKRMSEVLAEELPAENHGMIATLSGPSHAEEVSRGIPTVVVAAAVNHDTARIVQRAFMCERFRVYTSDDLVGVELAGSLKNVIALAAGVCDGLGFGDNSKGALLTRGLAEITRLGLALGAKASTFAGLAGMGDLITTCMSRHSRNRYVGEQIGRGKKLARILEEMVMVAEGVRTTESAMELGNRVGVELPITREVFETLFSDKDALTAVASLMMRPAKPEVYW; from the coding sequence ATGCATCCTGACAAGCACAGAGTCATCGTATTGGGCGCAGGCGGCTGGGGCACGACGCTGGCGCTGCTCCTCCACGCCAACGGCCACGAGGTCCGGATCTGGGCCTACGAGGAGACCGACGTCGCCAACATCCGGGAGAAGGGCGAGAACCTCCGCTTCCTTCCGGGGATTCCCATCCCCGGGGACATCGGGATCTCCACGGACCTGGAGTCCCTCGTGGACGACACCGACCTGATCGTGATGGCCAGCCCGTCCCAGGCCGCCCGCGGCGTCGTTCGCCGCCTGGCCGGCAAGCTCCGGAGACCCTGCCCCATCGTCAACGTCTCCAAGGGCATCGAAAACCGGACCCTCAAGCGGATGTCGGAGGTCCTGGCGGAGGAACTCCCAGCCGAGAACCACGGGATGATCGCCACCCTGTCGGGGCCGAGCCACGCCGAGGAGGTCAGCCGGGGCATCCCCACCGTCGTCGTCGCGGCCGCGGTGAACCACGATACCGCCCGGATCGTCCAGCGCGCCTTCATGTGCGAGCGTTTCCGGGTCTACACCAGCGACGACCTCGTGGGCGTGGAGCTGGCCGGTTCGCTGAAAAACGTCATCGCCCTGGCGGCGGGGGTCTGCGACGGGCTGGGCTTCGGCGACAACAGCAAGGGCGCCTTGCTCACGCGCGGCCTCGCCGAGATCACCCGCCTGGGGCTCGCCCTGGGCGCGAAGGCCTCCACCTTCGCCGGGCTGGCCGGCATGGGAGACCTCATCACCACCTGCATGAGCCGCCACTCCCGCAACCGCTACGTCGGCGAGCAGATCGGAAGGGGCAAGAAACTGGCCCGGATCCTGGAGGAGATGGTGATGGTGGCCGAGGGGGTGCGCACCACCGAGTCCGCCATGGAACTGGGGAACCGGGTGGGGGTGGAACTTCCCATCACCCGGGAGGTTTTCGAGACGCTCTTTTCGGACAAGGACGCCCTCACGGCGGTGGCCAGCCTGATGATGCGCCCCGCGAAACCGGAAGTGTACTGGTAG
- a CDS encoding response regulator has product MNRHRTHPGETPPPSPRGRARTRFALPVLLAVFALAGTARPAEPAAPAPEAAPVPARYLLSHYTVEQGLIQDQTNFSAQDRRGYIWVGTNGGLSCYDGAGFRNYSLAEGLPDTVILNILPDRSGRIWVGTNYGIACLKNGRFAPVVLKGLPRKYRVNALAELPDGTLAIGVRRGLMLLRGETQTLLTTRDGLPDNNVWALESTPDGTLWIGSRHGLSALRGGRVFTFPHLNRDKEDYINAFCLDPRTGDLVITRNRRIEARDLSGRVRTLAELPVLKEDLGVTVVDRTGTLWTCTTSDGLFYRPPGEEIRHIDVHNGLQTNIINHLQLDYENNLWICTDAGLTKLANRAVTLFDRDTGLLSKDAWFAVPFQGRVMVGTLAGCQFLTPRGLEPRGILAQSSVVEYCFLPDGSLLLGTEQQGVFRYTGSGEPEGAGGNTKKMDVVWKIHPLADGRLLLGTGAGLWAGRFPSFTRVPFPEWIEGSVVNDIIPVAADRFWLGTDKGIVQMTLRGERLDFDRTTFMRGADVLCFCRLPRGDILVGTVGSGVWRSTAGRPPEVYNILPPGSNPNIWALTTDARGTVWIGTSRGAYFFRDGVSTDFNALYGIPYSEVTGKRSISFGPDGTGYFATTTGLTVFRPEGKPFAPPPRGVITEVRVAEKAVPVPEARLELGYLDSISLSFRCLSFTNERGNRYQVRLDGIDSDWQAPQAEDHIFYPFLPPGDLIFRLRVINSRGQATEITPPVRLRVNPPFTRTPFFYLLIAGIAAVVVFLLIGYKIHTDKREKERLVRVVREKTSELQVSEEKYRHLVEASPIGIAIVQDNRIVFVNPIFPRILKFIPEELVGREFDRLIHPDDLGLFKEYETLRKGGDTTPHEYEVRLLCGDQSLKSVLLHANLTLFKSHPAILVNVTDITEKKRMQEQLIHYQKLESIGTLAGGIAHDFNNIMQGIAGLTSLVRMQLDPGSPFHPDLALIEDATAKAAVLTRKLLGFARRGKYVITRLEIHEIIESVITFSRGTIPLNIEFVRRFSPESLYIQGDRSQMEQVFLNLFLNSREALPGGGAITITTRLETILTDQDQGGHTLVHGEYVVVSVEDNGYGIPPEQVPKIFDPFFTTRPQERGSGLGMATVYGTVKNHLGYIYLDSEVGKGTCVTIYLPHFTPLEGHVIESAPVTEPPVYTPADFVGKTILVVEDESTIRQFLRKLLVQMQMKVHEAENGIQALQVFRMVGDEVDLVLLDINMPLMDGKEAFQKLREIRPNVNVLILSGFGEDVKIQSMLRDGCRGFISKPIDARNLLSELGAALKPPSAPPSPGPEPPAPEPTEPEES; this is encoded by the coding sequence ATGAACCGTCATCGCACCCATCCCGGCGAAACCCCTCCCCCATCTCCCCGAGGGCGGGCCCGCACCCGCTTCGCCCTTCCGGTTCTCCTCGCGGTGTTCGCCCTTGCCGGTACGGCCCGCCCCGCCGAGCCCGCGGCGCCGGCGCCCGAAGCCGCCCCCGTGCCCGCCCGCTACCTCCTCAGCCACTACACCGTTGAACAGGGGCTCATCCAGGACCAGACGAACTTCTCCGCCCAGGACCGCCGGGGCTACATCTGGGTGGGAACCAACGGGGGGCTCTCGTGCTACGACGGCGCCGGGTTCCGGAATTACTCCCTGGCGGAAGGTTTGCCCGACACGGTGATCCTCAACATCCTGCCCGACCGTTCCGGGCGAATCTGGGTGGGGACCAATTACGGCATCGCCTGCCTGAAAAACGGCCGCTTCGCTCCCGTCGTGCTCAAGGGGCTCCCCCGCAAGTACCGGGTGAACGCCCTGGCGGAACTTCCCGACGGGACCCTGGCCATCGGCGTCCGGAGGGGGTTGATGCTGCTCCGGGGGGAGACCCAGACGCTCCTCACCACCCGCGACGGGCTCCCGGACAACAACGTCTGGGCCCTCGAGTCCACGCCGGACGGCACCCTCTGGATCGGCAGCCGCCACGGCCTTTCCGCCCTGCGGGGTGGCCGGGTTTTCACCTTTCCGCACCTCAACCGGGACAAGGAAGACTACATCAACGCCTTCTGCCTGGACCCCCGCACCGGGGACCTCGTCATCACGCGCAACCGGCGGATCGAGGCCCGGGACCTCTCGGGCAGGGTCCGGACGCTGGCGGAGCTGCCCGTCCTGAAGGAAGACCTGGGTGTCACCGTGGTCGACCGGACCGGGACCCTCTGGACGTGCACCACCAGCGACGGGCTCTTCTACCGCCCCCCCGGCGAGGAAATCCGGCACATCGATGTCCACAACGGCCTTCAGACCAACATCATCAACCACCTCCAGCTGGATTACGAGAACAACCTTTGGATCTGCACCGACGCCGGCCTCACCAAGCTGGCCAACCGGGCGGTCACCCTCTTCGACCGGGACACCGGCCTGCTCTCCAAGGACGCCTGGTTCGCCGTACCGTTCCAGGGGCGGGTGATGGTGGGGACCCTGGCCGGGTGCCAGTTCCTGACCCCCCGGGGGCTCGAGCCCCGGGGCATCCTGGCCCAGAGCAGCGTCGTGGAGTACTGTTTCCTGCCAGACGGGAGCCTGCTCCTCGGGACGGAACAGCAGGGCGTTTTCCGTTACACCGGGTCCGGGGAGCCCGAAGGCGCCGGCGGGAACACAAAGAAGATGGACGTGGTCTGGAAGATCCATCCCCTCGCCGACGGGCGCCTTCTCCTCGGGACCGGCGCCGGGTTGTGGGCCGGCCGGTTCCCGAGCTTCACCCGGGTCCCGTTCCCGGAGTGGATCGAAGGGTCCGTGGTCAACGACATCATCCCCGTGGCCGCCGACCGTTTCTGGCTCGGGACCGACAAGGGCATCGTCCAGATGACCCTTCGGGGGGAGCGGCTCGACTTTGACCGGACCACGTTCATGAGAGGGGCGGACGTGTTGTGCTTCTGCAGGCTTCCCCGCGGCGACATCCTGGTGGGGACCGTGGGGAGCGGGGTCTGGCGCAGCACCGCCGGAAGGCCCCCGGAGGTCTACAACATCCTTCCCCCGGGGAGCAACCCCAACATCTGGGCCCTCACCACGGACGCCCGGGGGACGGTCTGGATCGGCACGAGCCGGGGGGCCTACTTCTTCCGCGACGGCGTCAGCACCGATTTCAACGCGCTTTACGGCATCCCTTACAGCGAAGTGACGGGGAAGCGCTCGATTTCCTTCGGCCCGGATGGCACCGGGTACTTCGCCACCACCACCGGCCTGACCGTCTTCCGGCCCGAGGGGAAACCCTTCGCGCCGCCCCCCCGGGGCGTCATCACCGAGGTCCGCGTCGCGGAGAAGGCCGTCCCGGTCCCCGAAGCCCGCCTCGAGCTGGGGTACCTCGACAGCATCTCCCTGTCCTTCCGGTGCCTCAGTTTCACCAACGAGAGGGGAAACCGTTACCAGGTCCGCCTCGACGGCATCGACAGCGACTGGCAGGCCCCCCAGGCCGAGGACCACATCTTCTATCCCTTCCTCCCGCCGGGGGACCTCATCTTCCGCCTGCGGGTCATCAACTCGCGCGGGCAGGCCACGGAGATCACGCCCCCCGTTCGGCTGAGGGTCAACCCGCCCTTCACCCGCACCCCGTTCTTCTACCTGCTCATCGCCGGCATCGCCGCGGTCGTGGTCTTCCTGCTCATCGGGTACAAGATCCACACGGACAAGCGGGAGAAGGAACGTCTGGTGCGGGTGGTCAGGGAGAAGACCTCCGAACTCCAGGTCTCCGAGGAAAAGTACCGCCACCTGGTGGAAGCGTCCCCCATCGGGATCGCCATCGTCCAGGACAACCGGATCGTCTTCGTGAACCCCATCTTCCCCCGAATCCTGAAGTTCATCCCGGAGGAGCTGGTGGGGCGGGAATTCGACCGGCTCATCCACCCCGACGACCTGGGCCTCTTCAAGGAGTACGAAACCCTCCGCAAGGGCGGGGACACGACCCCGCACGAGTACGAGGTCCGCCTGCTGTGCGGCGACCAGTCCCTCAAGAGCGTCCTTTTGCACGCCAACCTGACCCTCTTCAAGTCGCACCCGGCCATCCTCGTCAACGTCACCGACATCACCGAGAAGAAGCGGATGCAGGAGCAGTTGATCCACTACCAGAAGCTGGAGTCCATCGGCACGCTGGCCGGGGGCATCGCCCACGATTTCAACAACATCATGCAGGGCATCGCCGGGTTGACCTCCCTGGTCCGCATGCAGCTCGACCCGGGGTCGCCCTTCCACCCGGACCTCGCCCTCATCGAGGACGCCACCGCGAAGGCCGCCGTCCTGACCCGGAAGCTCCTGGGTTTCGCCCGCAGGGGGAAGTACGTGATCACCCGTCTCGAGATCCACGAGATCATCGAGTCGGTCATCACCTTCTCCCGGGGGACCATCCCCCTCAACATCGAGTTCGTCCGGCGGTTCAGCCCCGAGTCCCTCTACATCCAGGGCGACCGCAGCCAGATGGAACAGGTCTTCCTGAACCTCTTCCTGAATTCCCGGGAAGCCTTGCCGGGCGGCGGGGCCATCACCATCACCACCCGCCTGGAGACGATCCTCACGGACCAGGACCAGGGCGGGCACACCCTGGTGCACGGCGAGTACGTGGTCGTCTCGGTGGAGGACAACGGGTACGGCATCCCCCCGGAACAGGTGCCGAAGATCTTCGACCCCTTCTTCACCACCCGGCCCCAGGAGCGGGGGTCCGGCCTGGGAATGGCCACGGTTTACGGCACCGTGAAAAACCACCTCGGGTACATCTACCTGGACAGCGAGGTGGGGAAGGGCACCTGTGTCACCATCTACCTCCCCCACTTCACGCCGCTGGAGGGGCACGTGATCGAAAGCGCCCCGGTGACGGAACCTCCCGTCTACACGCCCGCGGATTTCGTGGGGAAGACGATCCTGGTGGTGGAGGACGAGTCCACCATCCGCCAGTTCCTCCGCAAATTGCTCGTCCAGATGCAGATGAAGGTTCACGAGGCGGAAAACGGGATCCAGGCGCTGCAGGTGTTCCGCATGGTCGGGGACGAGGTGGACCTGGTGCTGCTGGACATCAACATGCCCCTGATGGACGGCAAGGAGGCTTTCCAGAAACTGCGGGAGATCCGGCCGAACGTGAACGTCCTCATCCTCAGCGGGTTCGGGGAGGACGTCAAGATCCAGTCCATGCTGCGGGACGGGTGCAGGGGGTTCATCTCCAAGCCCATCGACGCCCGGAACCTGCTCTCGGAACTCGGCGCGGCGCTCAAACCGCCGTCAGCGCCGCCATCCCCGGGGCCGGAACCTCCGGCGCCGGAACCCACCGAACCGGAGGAATCATGA
- a CDS encoding dockerin type I repeat-containing protein has protein sequence MRTLTRLAGLAVAPILLSAFAFSQAEQHYTWNITLTAYSGSETHWTSPTPVSTAFARYYSRLLMDTSVDVQFFGQWMNVSQRSDLAWGEMPGPIPPGGVELFSQHIAYTDPQYQITVEADIRAGVDGSGYFRVDVVNFTSTQPLRIRLYGKSKIKATDTVYGDLDGSGALDRPDATLYARILAGRTVLADADLPQADLDADGRISLNDQFQALLFADGLILTAHTGWDF, from the coding sequence ATGAGGACCCTCACCCGGCTCGCCGGGCTTGCCGTCGCGCCGATCCTCCTGTCGGCGTTCGCGTTTTCCCAGGCCGAGCAGCACTACACGTGGAACATCACGCTCACGGCCTACTCGGGCTCGGAAACCCACTGGACCTCCCCGACGCCGGTGTCGACGGCCTTCGCGCGCTACTACTCCCGGCTGCTCATGGACACCTCGGTGGATGTCCAGTTCTTCGGCCAGTGGATGAACGTCTCGCAGCGGAGCGACCTGGCCTGGGGGGAGATGCCCGGCCCCATCCCCCCCGGCGGGGTTGAACTCTTCTCCCAGCACATCGCCTACACCGACCCCCAGTACCAGATCACCGTGGAGGCCGACATCCGCGCCGGCGTCGACGGCAGCGGGTACTTCCGCGTCGACGTGGTCAACTTCACCTCCACGCAGCCCCTCCGGATCCGGCTCTACGGCAAGTCCAAGATCAAGGCGACGGATACCGTCTACGGCGACCTGGACGGCAGCGGCGCGCTCGACCGGCCCGACGCGACGCTCTACGCCCGAATCCTGGCCGGGCGGACCGTCCTCGCGGACGCCGACCTCCCGCAGGCCGACCTCGACGCGGACGGGCGGATCTCCCTCAACGATCAGTTCCAGGCGCTCCTCTTCGCGGACGGCCTGATCCTGACCGCCCACACCGGCTGGGATTTCTGA
- the pyrB gene encoding aspartate carbamoyltransferase produces MRGSVDNFFARFKGKDIVSIRDFNADEIRFVLDYARAFEGQNRPILGGRILATLFYEPSTRTRLSFESAMLGLGGSVLGFSQAGTSSAAKGESVRDTARMIDGYADVLVIRHPLEGSARAAAEAAQIPVINGGDGANQHPTQTFLDLYTILKTKGTLNGLNVGFVGDLKYGRTVHSLAEALSHFGSRMAFVSPELLRMPPYILSDLGDRGVEYTETDTLTEVSKGLDILYVTRIQKERFPDPLDYEKVKNVYILNEKLLDHVKPDLKILHPLPRVNEIDPSLDDYPQAEYFQQSKNGVTMRKALLSLVLGVYV; encoded by the coding sequence ATGAGGGGATCGGTCGACAACTTCTTTGCCCGTTTCAAGGGCAAGGATATCGTCTCCATACGCGACTTCAATGCCGACGAGATCCGGTTCGTCCTGGACTATGCCCGGGCGTTCGAGGGCCAGAACCGCCCGATCCTGGGGGGACGGATCCTGGCCACCCTCTTCTACGAACCGAGCACCCGCACCCGCCTGAGCTTCGAGAGCGCCATGCTCGGGCTCGGGGGCTCCGTGCTGGGCTTCTCCCAGGCCGGGACCTCCTCGGCGGCCAAGGGGGAGTCGGTGCGGGACACGGCCCGGATGATCGACGGCTACGCCGACGTCCTGGTGATCCGCCACCCCCTCGAGGGTTCCGCCCGGGCCGCCGCCGAAGCCGCGCAGATCCCCGTCATCAACGGCGGCGACGGCGCGAACCAGCACCCGACCCAGACCTTCCTGGACCTCTACACCATCCTGAAGACCAAGGGGACGCTCAACGGGCTCAACGTCGGCTTCGTGGGCGACCTGAAGTACGGGCGCACCGTCCACTCCCTGGCCGAGGCGCTGTCCCACTTCGGTTCGCGGATGGCCTTCGTCTCGCCCGAACTCCTCCGCATGCCCCCCTACATCCTCTCCGACCTGGGGGACCGGGGCGTCGAGTACACCGAGACGGACACCCTGACCGAAGTCTCGAAGGGGCTGGACATCCTCTACGTCACCCGGATCCAGAAGGAGCGCTTCCCGGACCCGCTGGACTACGAGAAGGTCAAGAACGTTTACATCCTGAACGAGAAACTGCTGGATCACGTCAAGCCCGACCTCAAGATCCTGCACCCCCTCCCCCGGGTGAACGAGATCGATCCCTCGCTGGACGACTACCCCCAGGCGGAGTACTTTCAACAGTCGAAGAACGGCGTGACGATGCGCAAGGCGCTGCTCTCGCTGGTTCTGGGAGTGTACGTATGA
- a CDS encoding aspartate carbamoyltransferase regulatory subunit: MSDANGKDISKDQKVSKLRNGTVIDHLRPGTALKVIELLGIVDGHILTIGMFFESKKISRKDIVKIENRVLSPDELSRLAIISPDSTVCVIEDYAVTRKFKVQVPGEVPDIIRCNNPKCITNHEKVSSRFAVEVMDPLKVRCQYCERSMAGNEISLI, encoded by the coding sequence ATGAGCGACGCCAACGGAAAGGACATTTCCAAGGACCAGAAGGTCTCCAAGCTTCGGAACGGCACCGTCATCGACCACCTCCGGCCCGGCACGGCCCTGAAGGTGATCGAGCTGCTGGGGATCGTGGACGGCCACATCCTCACCATCGGGATGTTCTTCGAAAGCAAGAAGATCAGCCGCAAGGACATCGTGAAGATCGAAAACCGCGTGCTCAGCCCCGACGAGCTGTCCCGGCTGGCCATCATCTCCCCCGACTCCACGGTCTGCGTGATCGAGGACTACGCCGTCACCCGGAAGTTCAAGGTGCAGGTCCCCGGGGAAGTGCCGGACATCATCCGCTGCAACAACCCCAAGTGCATCACCAACCACGAGAAGGTGAGCTCCCGGTTCGCCGTCGAGGTCATGGACCCGCTCAAGGTGCGTTGCCAGTACTGCGAGCGCTCCATGGCGGGGAACGAGATTTCGTTGATTTGA
- the arcC gene encoding carbamate kinase: MKRIVIAFGGNAILQKGQEGTVYEQFANTRTAIDHVMGLIREGHEVVITHGNGPQVGNMMMRVDKSRGFAYDLPLGVCVADTQGEMGYMIAQSLQNRLIREKIERPVVAVVTQVVVDRNDPSVLHPTKPVGRFYSEAEAQEMHKQGKHMVEDAGRGWRHVVPSPIPRRVVESPIIRQLIDLGAIVIACGGGGMPVYIEDDGTFEGIDGVVDKDRASSVLAREIEADELIVLTEVDKVALNYNKPDQVDLDTLNLAQARAYLAEGHFHKGSMGPKVEAVCDFLEGGGKRAVIASLDKAYDALHGRAGTHFTRE, from the coding sequence ATGAAACGCATCGTCATCGCATTCGGCGGCAACGCCATCCTGCAGAAGGGGCAGGAGGGAACCGTTTACGAACAGTTCGCCAACACGCGGACGGCCATCGACCACGTCATGGGCCTGATCCGGGAGGGGCACGAGGTGGTGATCACCCACGGCAACGGCCCCCAGGTCGGGAACATGATGATGCGGGTGGACAAGTCCCGCGGGTTTGCCTACGATCTTCCCCTGGGGGTGTGCGTAGCGGACACCCAGGGCGAGATGGGCTACATGATCGCCCAGTCCCTGCAGAACCGGCTGATCCGGGAGAAGATCGAACGCCCGGTGGTGGCCGTGGTCACCCAGGTGGTGGTGGACCGCAACGACCCCAGCGTGCTGCACCCGACCAAGCCGGTGGGCCGCTTCTACTCCGAGGCGGAGGCCCAGGAGATGCACAAGCAGGGCAAGCACATGGTGGAGGACGCCGGACGCGGCTGGCGACACGTGGTGCCCTCGCCCATCCCCCGCCGGGTGGTGGAAAGCCCCATCATCCGTCAGTTGATCGACCTGGGCGCCATCGTCATCGCCTGCGGCGGCGGCGGCATGCCCGTCTACATCGAGGACGACGGCACCTTCGAGGGGATCGACGGCGTGGTGGACAAGGACCGCGCCTCCTCCGTCCTGGCCCGTGAGATCGAGGCCGACGAGCTCATCGTCCTCACCGAGGTGGACAAGGTGGCCCTCAACTACAACAAGCCGGACCAGGTCGACCTCGACACCCTGAACCTCGCCCAGGCCCGGGCCTACCTGGCGGAAGGCCACTTCCACAAGGGAAGCATGGGGCCGAAGGTGGAGGCCGTGTGCGACTTCCTGGAAGGCGGCGGCAAGCGCGCCGTCATCGCTTCGCTGGACAAAGCCTATGACGCCCTGCATGGCCGCGCGGGAACGCACTTCACGCGGGAATGA
- the argF gene encoding ornithine carbamoyltransferase, with the protein MGFNLKGRSLLTLKDVTAEEIRHLLEISHQVKRERRAGVVSQRFLGKTLALIFEKRSTRTRCAFETAFGEEGGYPVFLSIDDIQLGSKESVEDTARVLGRMFDAIQFRGFKQSTVEALATHSGVPVYNGLTDLYHPTQVLADLQTVEESFGRLKGIRMVYAGDGRNNMANTLMIGCAKMGLHYTIAAPQALWPEDALVAECNAIIREERTGGSVAVTDSMAEAVKGAHVLYTDVWASMGEESQKAQREAMLRAYQVNDAVMDATGNVDAIFMHCLPAVKGQEVTAELLDGPRSKAWDEAENRKHTIKALMLATI; encoded by the coding sequence ATGGGTTTCAACCTCAAAGGCCGTTCGTTGCTGACGCTCAAGGACGTCACGGCGGAGGAGATCCGGCACCTGCTCGAGATTTCCCACCAGGTCAAGCGGGAGCGCCGTGCCGGCGTCGTCAGCCAGCGTTTCCTGGGCAAGACCCTGGCGCTGATCTTCGAGAAGCGCTCCACCCGCACCCGCTGTGCCTTCGAGACCGCTTTCGGCGAAGAGGGCGGCTACCCCGTCTTCCTGTCCATCGACGACATCCAGCTCGGGTCCAAGGAGAGCGTGGAGGACACGGCCCGGGTCCTGGGCCGCATGTTCGACGCCATCCAGTTCCGGGGCTTCAAGCAGTCCACGGTGGAGGCCCTGGCCACGCACTCGGGCGTGCCGGTCTACAACGGCCTGACCGACCTCTACCACCCGACCCAGGTCCTGGCTGACCTCCAGACGGTGGAGGAGAGCTTCGGGCGGCTCAAGGGGATCCGGATGGTCTACGCCGGCGACGGCCGGAACAACATGGCCAACACCCTCATGATCGGTTGCGCCAAGATGGGGCTCCACTACACCATCGCCGCCCCGCAGGCCCTGTGGCCCGAGGATGCCCTGGTGGCCGAGTGCAACGCCATCATCCGCGAGGAGCGCACCGGCGGTTCCGTGGCGGTGACGGACAGCATGGCGGAGGCCGTGAAGGGTGCCCACGTGCTCTACACCGACGTGTGGGCCTCCATGGGCGAGGAGAGCCAGAAGGCCCAGCGCGAGGCGATGCTGCGCGCCTACCAGGTCAACGACGCCGTCATGGACGCCACCGGCAACGTGGACGCCATCTTCATGCACTGCCTGCCGGCCGTCAAGGGGCAGGAAGTCACGGCCGAACTCCTGGACGGCCCCCGCAGCAAGGCCTGGGACGAAGCGGAGAACCGCAAGCACACCATCAAGGCGTTGATGCTGGCCACGATATAG
- a CDS encoding Smr/MutS family protein has translation MNDEPADTDASPGNGEPLALVIDGVLDLHTFNPRDVKDLVPEYLRLCRERGILDVRIIHGKGTGHLQRTVHSILLRMAEVTGFHLADESAGSWGATLVTLRPLAKR, from the coding sequence CTGAACGATGAACCGGCGGACACCGACGCCTCCCCCGGGAACGGGGAACCCTTGGCCCTCGTCATCGACGGGGTGCTCGACCTCCACACCTTCAACCCGAGGGACGTCAAGGACCTGGTTCCCGAGTACCTCCGCCTCTGCCGCGAGAGGGGGATCCTGGACGTCCGGATCATCCACGGCAAGGGGACCGGCCACCTCCAGCGCACCGTCCACTCCATCCTCCTCCGGATGGCGGAAGTCACCGGCTTCCACCTCGCCGACGAGTCCGCCGGTTCCTGGGGCGCCACCCTCGTCACCCTCCGTCCCCTGGCCAAGCGGTAG
- a CDS encoding type II toxin-antitoxin system Phd/YefM family antitoxin produces MAVNIHEAKTRFSRLVQQVEEGGEVVIARAGKPVARLVAYEAPVPRRRVPGFDRGKVVLREGFEEPVKELED; encoded by the coding sequence ATGGCCGTTAACATCCACGAAGCCAAGACCCGCTTTTCCCGGCTTGTCCAGCAGGTTGAAGAAGGCGGGGAAGTGGTCATCGCCCGGGCAGGGAAGCCGGTGGCCCGGTTGGTCGCCTACGAAGCACCCGTTCCTCGTCGGCGGGTTCCCGGGTTCGACAGGGGAAAGGTGGTCCTCCGGGAAGGCTTCGAGGAGCCGGTCAAGGAGTTGGAGGATTGA
- a CDS encoding type II toxin-antitoxin system VapC family toxin translates to MKALLDTHTFLWWVTDDPLLSATAREWIGDGRNECFLSAASAWEIAIQFARGNLELPEPPERYVLDRMSRCGFKPLAVKLRHALHVSVLPPHHKDPFDRLLVSQAALEGLALISADPIIPLYGIPMIW, encoded by the coding sequence TTGAAGGCGCTCCTGGATACGCACACGTTCCTGTGGTGGGTGACGGACGACCCGCTCCTGTCGGCAACGGCACGCGAGTGGATTGGTGACGGGCGGAACGAGTGCTTCCTGAGCGCGGCCAGCGCCTGGGAGATTGCAATCCAATTTGCCCGGGGGAATCTGGAGCTTCCGGAACCCCCGGAGCGTTACGTGCTGGACCGTATGTCCCGGTGCGGCTTCAAACCGCTGGCCGTCAAGCTTCGGCATGCCCTGCACGTCTCCGTTCTGCCGCCCCATCACAAAGACCCCTTCGACCGCCTGCTCGTCTCGCAAGCCGCCCTGGAAGGTTTGGCCCTGATCTCCGCCGACCCGATCATCCCCCTGTACGGCATCCCCATGATCTGGTGA